The proteins below are encoded in one region of Lactuca sativa cultivar Salinas chromosome 3, Lsat_Salinas_v11, whole genome shotgun sequence:
- the LOC111895832 gene encoding trans-cinnamate:CoA ligase, peroxisomal, which translates to MNKLAKSLANYVPLTPVTFIKRASVVYSNRTSIIYGRTSFTWRQTYERCCRLSYSLRSLNLYRNDVVSVLAPNIPALYEMHFAVPMAGAVLNAINTRLDAKNIAAILRHSEAKVFFVDYEYVPQASVALRLLMVGSKGQHRMPLVVEIDDINKPKGVSLGKLEYEQLINDGNPEYSGEKLEDEWDAIALNYTSGTTSEPKGVVYSHRGAFLSTMSLIQGWEMGTEAVFLWSLPMFHCNGWTFTWGVAARGGTNVCIRNTTAEEIYKSISTHNVTHMCCAPVVFNILLEAKAHERRRIISNVNILTGGAPPAAALLEKMEDLGFHITHAYGLTEATGPALVCEWQSKWNQLPRDQQMRLKARQGVSILTLADVDVKNKKTMESVPHDGKTMGEIVLRGSSIMKGYLKDEKETAKAFQKGWFLTGDVGVIHPDGYIEIKDRSKDVIVSGGENISSVELEAILLKHPVILEAAVVAMPHPRWGESPCAFVVLRKTGSTTETEILAYCMKYMSKFMVPKKVEFVEVLPKTETGKVLKKELREVAKTLKIYNKPRKTIDLEMNV; encoded by the exons ATGAATAAACTTGCAAAGTCTTTAGCAAATTATGTCCCTCTTACTCCTGTAACTTTCATCAAGAGAGCCTCCGTGGTTTATTCCAACCGTACATCCATCATATACGGCAGAACCAGCTTCACTTGGCGACAAACTTATGAGCGATGTTGTCGTCTCTCCTACTCCCTCCGCTCGCTTAATCTTTACAGGAACGATGTT GTATCTGTACTGGCACCGAACATTCCTGCGCTATATGAGATGCATTTCGCAGTTCCAATGGCAGGAGCTGTGCTTAATGCAATTAATACAAGGCTGGATGCTAAAAACATTGCCGCCATCCTCCGTCATTCTGAAGCCAAGGTTTTCTTTGTAGACtatgagtacgttccccaagcATCTGTGGCGCTAAGGTTGCTGATGGTGGGTTCGAAAGGCCAGCATAGAATGCCTTTGGTCGTTGAAATTGATGATATTAACAAGCCCAAGGGTGTCAGTCTTGGAAAGTTGGAGTATGAACAGCTTATCAACGACGGCAACCCCGAGTACTCAGGTGAAAAACTTGAGGACGAATGGGATGCCATCGCCTTGAACTACACATCTGGAACCACCTCCGAGCCTAAGGGGGTGGTTTATAGCCACCGTGGTGCATTTCTGAGCACCATGAGCTTAATTCAAGGGTGGGAAATGGGTACCGAAGCTGTGTTCCTATGGTCACTGCCAATGTTCCACTGCAACGGCTGGACGTTTACCTGGGGTGTTGCAGCTAGAGGTGGCACCAATGTCTGCATACGCAACACCACCGCCGAAGAAATATACAAAAGTATTTCGACCCACAACGTAACTCACATGTGTTGTGCCCCTGTTGTTTTCAACATCCTTTTAGAGGCTAAAGCCCATGAGCGTCGTCGAATAATCTCTAATGTCAACATACTCACTGGTGGGGCGCCTCCGGCTGCTGCCCTCTTGGAGAAAATGGAGGACCTTGGGTTCCACATAACGCATGCTTATGGCCTCACTGAGGCCACCGGACCTGCCCTTGTGTGCGAGTGGCAATCCAAATGGAATCAGCTGCCTAGAGATCAGCAGATGAGATTGAAGGCTCGTCAAGGCGTAAGTATACTCACACTCGCGGATGTAGATGTCAAGAACAAGAAAACAATGGAGAGCGTACCACACGATGGCAAGACAATGGGAGAAATCGTACTCCGAGGAAGTAGCATCATGAAAGGGTACTTAAAAGATGAGAAGGAGACTGCGAAGGCTTTTCAGAAAGGGTGGTTTTTAACCGGAGATGTTGGAGTCATACATCCGGATGGATACATAGAAATCAAAGACAGATCGAAAGACGTGATCGTATCTGGTGGAGAAAATATTAGTAGCGTGGAATTAGAGGCTATTCTATTGAAACACCCTGTCATACTCGAAGCAGCAGTGGTGGCGATGCCTCATCCAAGGTGGGGGGAGAGCCCTTGTGCTTTCGTTGTTTTAAGAAAGACAGGAAGCACAACTGAAACAGAAATCTTGGCATATTGCATGAAGTATATGTCGAAATTTATGGTTCCAAAGAAGGTGGAGTTTGTGGAGGTGCTACCAAAAACAGAAACAGGTAAGGTCCTAAAAAAAGAGCTTAGAGAAGTGGCGAAAACCCTTAAAATCTACAACAAACCCAGAAAAACGATAGATCTGGAAATGAACGTTTAG